Sequence from the Drosophila innubila isolate TH190305 chromosome 3L unlocalized genomic scaffold, UK_Dinn_1.0 0_D_3L, whole genome shotgun sequence genome:
atatgttttgtatgtgatttgatttgtttttttgaaacCATCATTTGTTCTCTTAACATTTGAATGAATAATCTTGACTAACTCGCtctcttttcttttcgttCTCTTTGCAGTCAAAGTGTGCGAGAAGCGTCTGATCTTGCGAGAGCACAAGCAGGATTACATTAAGAGAGAGCGCGAAGTGATGCACATGATGACGAATGTGCCGGGCTTCGTGAATCTCTCTTGCACCTTCCAGGATCCACGCTCCCTCTACTTTGTGATGACATACGCCCGCAAGGGCGATCTCCTGCCCTACATCAATCGCGTCGGCAGCTTCGACGCTTCCTGCACTCGCCACTACGCTGCCGAGCTGCTGCTCGCCTGCGAACACATGCACCGACGCAACGTCGTGCATCGGGATCTGAAGCCGGAGAATATTCTGCTGGACGAGGAGATGCATACAATGATAGCGGACTTTGGATCCGCCAAGGTGATGACGCCGCGCGAGAGAGTCCAGGCAGCGGCGCAGCTGGCCAGCACTGGAAGTGACGCCACGGCAGCGCAGCGACGTCGCCGCTCTGCCCGCAGCTCggatgacgatgacgaggACAGCGAAGAGTTGTACGACGACCTGGACGACGAGGAGGGGGATCAGGAGGTGATGTTCAACATTGTCGACGAGGACGATgacaacgatgatgatgatgttgatcgGTCGGCGGATCCGGATGTTCATTCCGCCCGCAATCGCTCCCCCCGCAACCGTCGCTTCAACTATCCACACCGGAGAGCGCGACGTGGCAGCTTCGTCGGCACCGCGCAGTACGTTTCCCCCGAAGTCCTCCAGAATGGACCGATCACTCCGGCGGCGGATCTGTGGGCCTTGGGTTGCATCGTCTATCAGATGATCTCGGGATTGCCGCCGTTCCGTGGCAGCAATGATTACGTCATCTTCAAGGAGATTCTCGGCTGCAGTGTCGACTTTCCCCAGGGATTCGACAAGGATGCCGAGGATCTGGTCAGGCGTCTGCTCAAAATCGATCCTCGCGAACGTCTTGGCGCCCAGGACGAGTTCGGCTACTACGAGAGCATTCGTGCCCATCCCTTCTTCGCCGGCATCGACTGGCAGACGCTGCGCCAGCAGACGCCCCCGCCCATCTACCCCTATCTGCCCGGCGTCAGTCAGGACAGCCAGGACGACGAGCtgcgcagcggcagcggccgaggcggcggcagcggcaacggCGTCAGCTTCAGTCTGCCCATCAGCGGAGACTTGGAGCCCGGCTTGGACGAGCGTCAGATAACGCGACTGCTCAGCGCCGAACTTGGCGTCGGCAGCAGCGTCGCTGCCCCCGCCCACAAGCCCTCGACAGCAAAGAGTAAGTGTTAAGCGCTCTCTTAAATTGCCGCTCTCTTTACTTACAAACGTATTCTCTCCTTGTAGACTCCTTTGACTTGAGCGACGCTCAGAAGATGCAACGTTTGGAGGCACAGAAGACTGACAAGTGGCACGCGTTTGCCGACGATGAGGTGATCCTCAAGCGTGGATTCGTCAACAAGCGGAAGGGATTGTTTGCCAGGAAGCGGATGCTGCTTCTTACCACAGGACCACGCCTCATCTACATCGATCCTGTGCAGATGATCAAGAAGGGCGAAATTCCCTGGAGTCCCGAACTCCGTGCGGAAATTAAGAATTTCAAGATCTTCTTTGTGCATACGGTAAGTTAAAAAGACAAactaaataagtataaaacaaaataattacaaatgaaattaattaaatatttatttataaaatgcaattaaactATTAAGGAATCAAATTAGAAAGTGGAgagcaaaatgaaatttctattacatttttattgattggatttattatttaatgaaaaggAAATTGGaaagaaacattaaaaaacattaaaacattaaaaaaaaatattttagagttTTAGCAGAAATTATCGGGGACTTTAATGAttacaagttttattataaaaattacaacatattcatttagtttaaattttaatgatgtactcaaaaaataatgattaattttgagttctattaaacaaatcaagctataaatttttgagaaaaatataattaaactctgggaatatttattattttatgagtagttttttgtttgtttattgttaaGATGATTTGTAGATgtgattgttttatttatttcttaaatatatatgtataacattGCTTATAAAATCGAGTTTAAAATACTAACAACTGAGGTCTACGACTCctggaattgttgttgtggttattgttgttgttactatcACAATGCGGAACATgagcaagttgcaagtttgtTGAACCAACTGTTGATGACGTCAGCTGtcgtaaaatacaaaaacacactcacacacacacaccaccaCCGCACAACCCACAATccacaataataatagttcATTTGGGTCCAGTTTATAGCGACGGCACGTGTTTACgacccacaacaacaacactaacaacacaacaacaacgcgaaACACTCAATTAAATGCGGCATTGAAAACTGCACACGCAACacagataaaaacaaaacaaaacaaaaacaacaacaaaagcagcaaccacaagaaacgtttttagttttatgacttttggtcacatttgcacatttgtcatttgctttcatttaaatttagttttgtgctaattttgttgtaattttataataataattttttgtatctttttctttttacagcCGAATCGCACTTATTATCTGGACGATCCCGAAGGCTTTGCCATACAGTGGGCCGAGGCCATTGAGAATATGTCGAAATTGTGCTACGGCaatgctgcagcaacaacaacaacaagtatcTCATCATACTCCTGCTCAAacggtggcagcaacaacagtttggCTGTTAACAATTCCGttgcaaattcaaattctccCGCCTCCAACAACAGTTCGCCGAGAGCGCGACGAAATTCGCCGtcaacgcaacaacaacaacccgaaacaacaacaactacaacaacgcAAGCATCGCGAAcatcaccaacaacaactcgaGGCAAAAAGACAGCGTCCaactgaacaacaacaacaacaacagattttagatttaaatgcaaattaaattctaatttagttgaaatttagtgcaaaacaacagcaaaaacagcaacaacaaaaacaatgtagAGATATTAAGTTATAGAAATTGCAAGATAGATAATAGAAGAAATGTGTGTTTAGtgctaattaattaactacattaattaattaattaattcattcatttgtttgtttctgtcaaattcataattatttcTGGTGTGTCTcgttttttgatttgttagTTGTCCAAATTAAGCTAAATACACAactaaatacattaaataaacgtataaaatattatatatacattaaaagTACGCataagatacacacacatatatatgcataaagattaactaaattaaatttaaacttaagtaaattaaattattacaacacacatacacatatttatataataatttgttgaatATACCCCACTGTACGAaaggcaggcaggcagtcaGGCTGCTTCCCCACAGATGGCGCCACATTGTATACAtagtttaactaatttttttagcGCGTAGTTAgtcacaatttaaataaattacaatatacatataaatatatatcaatatatatatatatatatatttattatatagcaGAAGCTAATGCTAAGGCGCCATCTGGCGGATACAACTGTACTGGGGTGCTATAAAACATTCTAGGCTTAAGTGAAAAACTAAATTCAATTGTATTCAATGAAAcaatgaagaagaagagcgtAACTAGCaaattatgtatgtaaaacTGTATagctgtaaaatatatatacatatatagtaattatatatatattctatatatatatatatatgggaGTGTGTTTGTCATGTCAcctaaattgtaaattgtaactATGTAAATCgattacatacttatatataaattgtatattagcAATATGCGCACGTCTAAGCAAAATGcctaaaaaaatctaaaaatctaaaaaaaatgaaaaaaaataagaagaagagaTAGAGAGTAGTTTAGCAGAAGAATTGAAGGCGGATAAAAGTCTTGGGGCCGCCAGATGGCGCCAGCTTCTGTAGCTCGCTCAACTTTCTAGTAAGAATTTTTGTATgctaattttttgatttttacaattaatttataatgctTTTTTGCCCTATAAAGAAACGTATAAGACTTTGAGAAACTATTTAAAAGCagataaagaaacaaaaacaaaacctaaaaaaaatatttaaatatatacaacaacaaaaaacaaagaaataaacaaattaacaaaatggaaaattaatacaaattgcatatacaaaagtgaaaaatatctGAAAAACGAGCTGGGAAAAAACTAGAGAGAAAAGTgagaaaatttagttaaaattatatttggcTTTGGTTGTTTTTGTGCTCGTTCTCAACAAAAACGATGATAAAGataaataatgtatttgtatttgtattggtaTGTTTCTAAACATTTGTTGTAatataattagattttttgttttttgtaaacttttttttttgcatttcgcaTAAGATTTTggtagaaagaaaaaaagaaggagAGGAGAGGTTAGCTTGAAAAGTTATAATGCAAAACAggtataaaattgaattttaactaaattaaaaccacaagaaaacaaaaacaaaactaaacaaagataaacataatgataatgattattgtaatattaataatatatacgaTATGTTCGGCATTTGGTTCGTTCAtgtaaatggaaaaaagtttcTAAAACTCGCGCGTATTAGTTCAATTGTAAAGCTTAAGTTACGCCTAGACCACGCCccaaatcacacacacacacatacacatacacacacacctacacactcACCCTCCTTAGTGTTAAGCAGTTAAATAAGTAAGGAAAAGCATGTGAGAGAGTTAAGGATGTAGATGAAAGATGAAAGTGGAGATGAAGTAAGAAAACAAtgaaagaaagcaaaaaatacatttgtacatacatatcgCGTCCCGCATTCGGTGGGCGTGGCCGTAGCAGCAATTTAACTATAGATTATAATGTTACGCAAGTAtacaattaattcaattaaattaaactaaactaaattaaattaaattaaattaaaattgtataatttatttaaacaaaacaagcaaaaaacaaatgcaaagagAGATgtaagcagcagcaactaaatAGTGAGAGAAAActgtaaattattattattatattataattattataattacataaatatatatatgtatatatatacatacattaatacaaatatatatatgcgtatgtatacatacatatatatatatatatacataactaaAGTAAATtggtcaaaaagaaaaaaaaattaataagaacgtatcattaaaaattaaaaaaagaaacattttcaaaacaacaacaaaaatttacaacaaattgtttttatttgactttggtttgaaatgaattggcaacattttttggTTGTTTAACCATTTGGCATCCATCTGGAATTTTGGTTAAGCTCAAGTCGCTGATAGAGACTCCGCCCCGCGCCCGACCCCGCCCTCCTTCCCTGCCCCCTAAAGACGGATAATACAAAATGCATTAGAAAATCTAACCGAACTTACAAATAGGtttcgacaacaacaactagaaaaaCTCatcaacaggaacaacaacaacaacactgtataaatcaaaaacacaaaatccacaaaatttacaaaaaaaaaaagaataagaagaagaacatgaaatacaaatacaaatacagatcTTTGATTTCGACCTTATGTGCTGCAGTACCTTAAAAAAGTCCTTACAGAAGACTTGAAGTGAAGACGACGCCAATTGGAACTCCcgaaatacaacaacaaactacatatacatactgatatatatatatttacatatataaattttataactcGATAGGCTTTTCTTCCCATTCAAATTCCGATTTCCATTAGGATCAACTTGAATCATTTGTAGCtttgttaagttttttaaataaaaaatccaaGATGTATCAAATAGAAGAAAGTGCCTAGTGAACCAGATTGTAGAAgtttaaatgataaatatttcGTAATATCGCTTATTTCTATACCAAAATTAACTTTCGAGTTGACAAACGCCTGGGCAATGAATGTATACGAATTATTTGGTTTTagatttaatgaatatttagcTTAACTCATTTGTTATTGGAGATTGAGAAAGACTCGGTTACGGGTAATACCCGATATACCCGGTACACCCGTATTAGCCTAAAAATCAAAGACACCAATTGGTAGCAATTCAAGGAATTTGTTTCgtgttcaatttttttgagtgtaaatttattagttattgcaaatttttagtGCAAACATTTAGCAGTATacagttaattaaaagaatatatatatacttgaatatactatatatatagccAATATTATACGAgtttatacttatacatatgtatatctatataggatagtatagtatagtatatatattgtgtatTTGAACATTCCAATTGTATATTGATAAATTCGAGAGCGGATCGATCGTTTTATCCAAGTTCAATCTCTAGGGGTGCTAGACTGAGTTATATGTTATAAGAAGCCTAATCGTAAACTCGTAAACGT
This genomic interval carries:
- the LOC117788777 gene encoding 3-phosphoinositide-dependent protein kinase 1 isoform X3; the protein is MKKINGTQQIQSPSSAASVAATAAVVVSASSSSANNTEQEQQQQQQQQLSTATVDAAATTTTAATMPAMPKEKTTTALTFPESFKIAIAYEAMATTAAAATRLQHQQHQHHTCLCGAASATTTPATSTENNNNNNNNNSSSSSNNIYSISNKYLANGHNSSPIAEAVASNSSPVASTPQRNRMSCRESSTYQRQQQQQQQQQQQRQQQQEQQQQQHQQASSSPPVAAHQQQQQQQQLQQQQQQQQQAPPPRRSPNDFIFGRYIGEGSFSMVYLAVDIHSHREYAIKVCEKRLILREHKQDYIKREREVMHMMTNVPGFVNLSCTFQDPRSLYFVMTYARKGDLLPYINRVGSFDASCTRHYAAELLLACEHMHRRNVVHRDLKPENILLDEEMHTMIADFGSAKVMTPRERVQAAAQLASTGSDATAAQRRRRSARSSDDDDEDSEELYDDLDDEEGDQEVMFNIVDEDDDNDDDDVDRSADPDVHSARNRSPRNRRFNYPHRRARRGSFVGTAQYVSPEVLQNGPITPAADLWALGCIVYQMISGLPPFRGSNDYVIFKEILGCSVDFPQGFDKDAEDLVRRLLKIDPRERLGAQDEFGYYESIRAHPFFAGIDWQTLRQQTPPPIYPYLPGVSQDSQDDELRSGSGRGGGSGNGVSFSLPISGDLEPGLDERQITRLLSAELGVGSSVAAPAHKPSTAKNSFDLSDAQKMQRLEAQKTDKWHAFADDEVILKRGFVNKRKGLFARKRMLLLTTGPRLIYIDPVQMIKKGEIPWSPELRAEIKNFKIFFVHTPNRTYYLDDPEGFAIQWAEAIENMSKLCYGNAAATTTTSISSYSCSNGGSNNSLAVNNSVANSNSPASNNSSPRARRNSPSTQQQQPETTTTTTTQASRTSPTTTRGKKTASN
- the LOC117788777 gene encoding 3-phosphoinositide-dependent protein kinase 1 isoform X1; its protein translation is MKCKSWSNKINNFVARRLKSIKINGTQQIQSPSSAASVAATAAVVVSASSSSANNTEQEQQQQQQQQLSTATVDAAATTTTAATMPAMPKEKTTTALTFPESFKIAIAYEAMATTAAAATRLQHQQHQHHTCLCGAASATTTPATSTENNNNNNNNNSSSSSNNIYSISNKYLANGHNSSPIAEAVASNSSPVASTPQRNRMSCRESSTYQRQQQQQQQQQQQRQQQQEQQQQQHQQASSSPPVAAHQQQQQQQQLQQQQQQQQQAPPPRRSPNDFIFGRYIGEGSFSMVYLAVDIHSHREYAIKVCEKRLILREHKQDYIKREREVMHMMTNVPGFVNLSCTFQDPRSLYFVMTYARKGDLLPYINRVGSFDASCTRHYAAELLLACEHMHRRNVVHRDLKPENILLDEEMHTMIADFGSAKVMTPRERVQAAAQLASTGSDATAAQRRRRSARSSDDDDEDSEELYDDLDDEEGDQEVMFNIVDEDDDNDDDDVDRSADPDVHSARNRSPRNRRFNYPHRRARRGSFVGTAQYVSPEVLQNGPITPAADLWALGCIVYQMISGLPPFRGSNDYVIFKEILGCSVDFPQGFDKDAEDLVRRLLKIDPRERLGAQDEFGYYESIRAHPFFAGIDWQTLRQQTPPPIYPYLPGVSQDSQDDELRSGSGRGGGSGNGVSFSLPISGDLEPGLDERQITRLLSAELGVGSSVAAPAHKPSTAKNSFDLSDAQKMQRLEAQKTDKWHAFADDEVILKRGFVNKRKGLFARKRMLLLTTGPRLIYIDPVQMIKKGEIPWSPELRAEIKNFKIFFVHTPNRTYYLDDPEGFAIQWAEAIENMSKLCYGNAAATTTTSISSYSCSNGGSNNSLAVNNSVANSNSPASNNSSPRARRNSPSTQQQQPETTTTTTTQASRTSPTTTRGKKTASN
- the LOC117788777 gene encoding 3-phosphoinositide-dependent protein kinase 1 isoform X2; translation: MKCKSWSNKINNFVARRLKSIKINGTQQIQSPSSAASVAATAAVVVSASSSSANNTEQEQQQQQQQQLSTATVDAAATTTTAATMPAMPKEKTTTALTFPESFKIAIAYEAMATTAAAATRLQHQQHQHHTCLCGAASATTTPATSTENNNNNNNNNSSSSSNNIYSISNKYLANGHNSSPIAEAVASNSSPVASTPQRNRMSCRESSTYQRQQQQQQQQQQQRQQQQEQQQQQHQQASSSPPVAAQQQQQAPPPRRSPNDFIFGRYIGEGSFSMVYLAVDIHSHREYAIKVCEKRLILREHKQDYIKREREVMHMMTNVPGFVNLSCTFQDPRSLYFVMTYARKGDLLPYINRVGSFDASCTRHYAAELLLACEHMHRRNVVHRDLKPENILLDEEMHTMIADFGSAKVMTPRERVQAAAQLASTGSDATAAQRRRRSARSSDDDDEDSEELYDDLDDEEGDQEVMFNIVDEDDDNDDDDVDRSADPDVHSARNRSPRNRRFNYPHRRARRGSFVGTAQYVSPEVLQNGPITPAADLWALGCIVYQMISGLPPFRGSNDYVIFKEILGCSVDFPQGFDKDAEDLVRRLLKIDPRERLGAQDEFGYYESIRAHPFFAGIDWQTLRQQTPPPIYPYLPGVSQDSQDDELRSGSGRGGGSGNGVSFSLPISGDLEPGLDERQITRLLSAELGVGSSVAAPAHKPSTAKNSFDLSDAQKMQRLEAQKTDKWHAFADDEVILKRGFVNKRKGLFARKRMLLLTTGPRLIYIDPVQMIKKGEIPWSPELRAEIKNFKIFFVHTPNRTYYLDDPEGFAIQWAEAIENMSKLCYGNAAATTTTSISSYSCSNGGSNNSLAVNNSVANSNSPASNNSSPRARRNSPSTQQQQPETTTTTTTQASRTSPTTTRGKKTASN
- the LOC117788777 gene encoding 3-phosphoinositide-dependent protein kinase 1 isoform X4 — encoded protein: MPAMPKEKTTTALTFPESFKIAIAYEAMATTAAAATRLQHQQHQHHTCLCGAASATTTPATSTENNNNNNNNNSSSSSNNIYSISNKYLANGHNSSPIAEAVASNSSPVASTPQRNRMSCRESSTYQRQQQQQQQQQQQRQQQQEQQQQQHQQASSSPPVAAHQQQQQQQQLQQQQQQQQQAPPPRRSPNDFIFGRYIGEGSFSMVYLAVDIHSHREYAIKVCEKRLILREHKQDYIKREREVMHMMTNVPGFVNLSCTFQDPRSLYFVMTYARKGDLLPYINRVGSFDASCTRHYAAELLLACEHMHRRNVVHRDLKPENILLDEEMHTMIADFGSAKVMTPRERVQAAAQLASTGSDATAAQRRRRSARSSDDDDEDSEELYDDLDDEEGDQEVMFNIVDEDDDNDDDDVDRSADPDVHSARNRSPRNRRFNYPHRRARRGSFVGTAQYVSPEVLQNGPITPAADLWALGCIVYQMISGLPPFRGSNDYVIFKEILGCSVDFPQGFDKDAEDLVRRLLKIDPRERLGAQDEFGYYESIRAHPFFAGIDWQTLRQQTPPPIYPYLPGVSQDSQDDELRSGSGRGGGSGNGVSFSLPISGDLEPGLDERQITRLLSAELGVGSSVAAPAHKPSTAKNSFDLSDAQKMQRLEAQKTDKWHAFADDEVILKRGFVNKRKGLFARKRMLLLTTGPRLIYIDPVQMIKKGEIPWSPELRAEIKNFKIFFVHTPNRTYYLDDPEGFAIQWAEAIENMSKLCYGNAAATTTTSISSYSCSNGGSNNSLAVNNSVANSNSPASNNSSPRARRNSPSTQQQQPETTTTTTTQASRTSPTTTRGKKTASN